From the Pirellulales bacterium genome, one window contains:
- a CDS encoding XdhC/CoxI family protein, which yields MRELLRQLQDALSAGRPVVYCRLVETRGSTPQKAGAGMLVFADGSQAGTLGGGCVEAEVKRRALAVAERGAAETMSFQLDNDYGWDDGLICGGRMLVLVDPLRPGDDVRYFEQARALVESGAGCTEAVVFDAAKSGLPAPACYLFDDAGRLVNARPHNGDSIPAAVSEHLPTLVDRPRPSAMNGIAYLPVLPRCRLLIVGGGHVGQAVGNLASDLDFEVWVVDDRAEFVSQERFPKATRRICGPIGDTLRDLEITPDTYAVIVTRGHNHDEEALDRLVDRGARYVGLIGSRRKIKLIFDDLAAEGVSAETLSRVYAPLGIDIGSQTVPEIAISILAELISHRNRGEVPGRAIDAWHAGRVGEASSRPLN from the coding sequence ATGCGCGAACTGTTGCGACAACTTCAAGATGCACTCTCGGCCGGACGTCCCGTCGTCTATTGCCGGTTGGTGGAGACGCGCGGCTCGACTCCGCAAAAGGCCGGAGCCGGCATGCTGGTCTTCGCCGACGGCTCGCAGGCCGGCACGCTCGGCGGCGGCTGCGTCGAAGCCGAGGTCAAACGCCGCGCCCTGGCGGTCGCCGAGCGCGGCGCGGCCGAGACCATGAGCTTTCAGCTCGACAACGATTACGGCTGGGACGACGGGCTGATCTGCGGCGGCCGAATGCTGGTGCTCGTCGATCCGCTGCGGCCGGGCGACGACGTGCGCTATTTCGAGCAGGCCCGTGCCCTCGTCGAGTCGGGCGCCGGATGCACCGAGGCGGTCGTGTTCGACGCCGCGAAGAGCGGTCTGCCGGCCCCGGCCTGCTACCTGTTCGACGACGCGGGCCGGCTGGTGAATGCCCGGCCGCACAACGGCGACTCAATTCCCGCGGCCGTTTCAGAGCACTTGCCGACGCTGGTCGATCGTCCGCGGCCGTCGGCCATGAACGGCATCGCATACCTGCCGGTGCTGCCGCGCTGCCGCTTGCTGATCGTCGGGGGCGGACACGTCGGCCAGGCGGTAGGCAACCTGGCCAGCGACTTGGATTTCGAGGTTTGGGTCGTCGACGATCGCGCCGAATTCGTCAGCCAAGAGCGGTTTCCCAAAGCGACGCGGCGGATTTGCGGCCCCATCGGCGACACGCTCCGCGACTTGGAGATCACGCCCGACACCTACGCCGTGATCGTAACTCGCGGGCACAACCACGACGAAGAAGCCCTCGATCGTCTGGTTGACCGCGGCGCCCGCTATGTGGGACTGATCGGCAGCCGCCGCAAGATCAAGCTGATCTTCGACGACCTGGCGGCCGAGGGCGTTTCGGCCGAGACGTTATCGCGGGTGTACGCGCCGCTGGGCATCGACATCGGCTCGCAGACCGTGCCGGAAATTGCGATCAGCATTCTGGCGGAACTGATCTCGCACCGCAACCGCGGCGAAGTGCCGGGGCGGGCGATTGATGCCTGGCATGCAGGCCGCGTCGGCGAGGCGAGCTCGCGCCCGCTGAATTGA